From Acidovorax sp. 1608163:
GGCGCGCAGCGCAACACCGCAGCCACCCGCACCGATACCCCGCTCATCGAAACGCCGCAGTCCGTGCGCGTGGTGCCCCAGCAGCTCATGCAAGACCTGGGCGCCCGCCGCCTGGCCGACACGGTGGACTTTGTCAGCGGCATCACCCGCCTCAATGACTTTGGCGGCACCTGGGACAACTACGCCATTCGCGGCTTCAGCAACACCGATGGCGGGCAGCTGCTCAACGGCTTTGCCTCCAACCGGGGCTATGGCCCGCAGCGCGACGTGGCCAGCGTGGAGCGCGTGGAGTTCCTCAAAGGCCCCGCCGCTGCTTTGTACGGCAGCAGCGAGCCCGGCGGCACGCTCAATGTGGTCACCAAAAAGCCCCAGTTCACCGCCGCCAACAAGGCGGGCGTGCAGGTGGGCACCCTGGGCTATCGGCGTACCACGCTCGACAGCACCGGCCCGCTGGGCACGGACGTGGCCTACCGCCTGAACGTGGCGGCTGAAGACGGCGCCAGCCGCTCGAACCTGGTCGACAACCGCAAAATGGTGGTGGCCCCGGCCCTCACCTGGAACCTGAGCCCCAACACGGTGCTGAACTACGAGGCCGAATTCATCCGCATCCGCACCCCGCTGGACCGGGGCCTGGTGCAGGTCAACGGCAACGTGGGTGCCCTGCCGCGCGACCGCTTCCTGGGCGAGTCCGACCGGGGCAATCTGCATGTGAATGGCGACACGCACCAGATCACGCTGGACCATGACCTGGGCAGCGGCTGGCGCACGCGGCTGGGCGCGTCGTACCGCGAAACCGAGCTGTACGGCAACGCCGTGGACCTTGGCACGGGCCAGTTGGGCGTGCTGGGCAACGACGGCCGCACCCTGGCGCGCAGCGACAGCTGGCGCAGCCTGCCTTCGCGGGACACGTCGGTGCAAGCCGAAGTGGAAGGCAAGGTCACCACCGGCGCGCTGCGCCACACGGTGCTGGCGGGGGTGGATTCGTGGCGGCTGACGTCGGGCCAGGACATTCGCTATTCCACGCAAAAGTACCCCATCGACATCTACAACCCCACCTACGGCACCGTCACCGGCAGCACCTTGGCACAGGGCTACCTGCTCAATGACCGCCTGCGCGCCACCGGCCTGTTTGCGCAAGATCAGATCGACCTGAGCGCCCAGTGGAAGCTGCTGGCGGGCGTGCGTTTTGACAGCTACCACCAGGACAACCAAGACCTGATGGCGGGCACGCGCCAAGTGCACTCCTACTCGGCCACCACGCCGCGCATCGGGCTGACCTATCTGATTGACGCCAACACCTCGGTGTATGCCTCGGCGGGTCGCTCGTTCCGCCCCAATGCGGGCACCGACGAAAACGGCAACGCCTTCGACCCGCAAAAGGGCAAGGCGTTTGAGCTGGGGGCCAAGTGGCAGTCGCCCGACCAGCGCCTGAACGCCAACGTGGCGCTGTTTGATATTCGCAAGACCAACGTGCTCACCCGCAGCCCCACCAATGCCAACTTCAGCATTGCCGCTGGCGAGGTGCGCAGCCGGGGGCTGGAGCTGGACGTGGCCGGGCAAATTGACACCCACTGGCGCATGACGGCCAACCTGGCCTACACCGACACCGAAGTCACCCGCGACAACAACGCAGCACTGCTGGGCAAGCGCCTGCTGAACGTGCCGCGCGTCAGCGCCGGGCTGTTCGCCATCCGCGAAGACCAAGCCCCCTGGGGCGGCCGCTACGGCATTGGCGGTGGGCTGGTGCACGTGGGCGAGCGCACAGGCACCGCTACCGATGCCTACCGCCTGCCCGCCTACACCACGGCGCGCATCACCAGCTACTGGCAAATCGACAAGCGCACGCGCCTGACGCTGGACGTGCACAACCTGTTCGACAAGACCTACTACACCGCCTCGTGGGGCAACCTGACGGTGATCCCTGGCCTGGGCCGCCAGGTGGTGGCCGGGGTGCAGGTGGCGTTCTGACCGGCGCAGGCTAGGTTATAGGTAAAAAATGCTGCTAGCGCTTATTGAATAAGCGCTAGCAGCTATATTTTTCATAGCATTTGATGGCATGAATGCCCGGTGAAGGACTCGACTGGTATCGTGGCGCCAACGCCCCTGCCAACCCCCACACCGGAGAGCCCCATGCCCTCACCCCATGCCCATGACGCCCTTTGGGGCGCCGCCCGCCACAGCCTGGCCCCGCGCTGGGCGCCCTGGCAGCCCGAGCCGGGCAAGCCGTTTGCGCTGGACGCCATCGACCCCAGCGCCAAGCCCTTTTCTACCGGCAGCAAGGCCGAAGACAAAGCGGCGGTGGAAGCCCTGGCCGTGGAGCTGGACACGCTGCAAAACCTGTTTTACGCCGACAAGCGCTACAAGCTGCTGGTGGTGCTGCAGGGCACCGACACCTCGGGCAAGGACGGCACCATTCGCGGCGTGTTCGGCCGCATGAGCGCCCTGGGCGTGCACGCCGTGGGCTGGAAGGCCCCGACCGAGCCCGAGCTGGCGCATGACTACCTCTGGCGCATCCACCAGCAGGTGCCACAGGCAGGCGACATCACGGTGTTCAACCGCAGCCACTACGAAGACGTGCTGGTGCCCGTGGTGAACGGCTGGATCACGCCCGAGCAGCACCAGCAGCGCCTGGCGCACATCAACGACTTTGAGCGCATGCTCAGCGAGACGGGCACCATCGTGCTGAAGTTTCTGCTGCACATTGGCAAGGACGAGCAGCGCGAGCGGCTGCAAGAGCGCCTGGACGACCCGGCCAAGCACTGGAAGTTCAGCATGGGAGACATTGCAGTGCGCAAGCAATGGGGCGACTACCGCCGCGCCTACGACACGCTGCTGGGCGCCACGCACACGCCCTGGGCCCCGTGGACCATCGTGCCCGCCAACTCCAAAACCCACCGCAACCTGATGATTGCCACCGTGCTGCGTGCAGTGCTGCAGGGCCTGCCCTTGCGCTACCCCACGGGCGACGCGGCGCTGGAGCATTTCACGGTGGAGTGATCCACCAGGCGGAGGTGCCGCCATGCCCAGAGCGTGCCCTGGGCATGGCGCCCCCCTGCGCGCTCTATCTCGATTTCAACCGATCACACCAGCTTGTGGCCGCAGTGCTCGCAAAAGCGGTCATCGGCCTGCACCTCGCCATGGCACTGGGGGCAGGCTGGAGCGGCGGGCGCTGTGGATGCCGCAGGTGCCGCCGTGGCGGGTGCTACCGCTGCCGCCGAGGGCGTTGCAGCAGCGGGCGCCACGGGCGCTGCCGCAGGGGCCTGGGCTGGCGCAGGGCTGGCCGTATTCGTCGTATTCGCCGTGTTGTGCGCGGTAGTGGCCGCCGTGGCAGCAGCTGCAGCCGCCGCCGCTTGGGCCTGGGCTTTTTCCTTGAGGTCCGCCACCTTGCTGTTCACTTCTTTGAGGGCTTCGTCTGCAGAGTCACGGATGCTGCCCAGGTCCACCTTCTCGGAAAACTCGCACCAGGTGAGCACGCCCACCATCAGCGGCAGCAAGAAGACAAACGCCGAGGCCAGCGCAAACACCAGGCTGAAGCCCACGCCCGCACCCATCACATGGCCCGAGGCGCCGCCCATCATGACGGCCAACGGGTTGAAGCCGCCACCCATGCGGCCGCCCATACCGTAGCCCATGCCCCCACCAAAGTCGCCGCCCATGCCGACCACGGCCGCAAACATGCCGCCCACCGTGAACGAGGCCGAGGTGAGCAAACCAAACAGCATTGAGGCGAAGATGGCCGACAGCAGCATGCCGCCCACGATCTTGCCGATGGCCGCAAACGGGTACTTGCGCGTGATGTGCCAGGCGATCGACAGCGAGTGCATGACGCGCTCACCGTCCCACAGTGCAGGCCCGACGATGGACGAGGCCACATACAGCGCCAGCATCAGCGCCGCCATCAGCAGCACCGCCACAGGCACCACCACCACCAGCAGCAACGGCCCCAGCACCGGGATCTTGCAGACAAAGAACACCACGGCCAGGGCCAGGAACACGGCAAGCACGCCCAGCCCCATCACCAGGCCCGCGCCCAGCAGCTTGGGCAGGCACAGCAGCCCGGCCATGAAGTACCCCACCAGTCCCCGGTAGGGGCGGCCCCGGGCCAGGTCAGACAGGCATGCGCCCGCCCCGCTGACACCCGCCATGCCCACCACCACGGCCACGATGGCAAACAGCAGCGTGAAGCCAAACCACACGCGGGCCATGACGCCGCCCAGCGCAAACACCAGGGCGGCCACCAGGAAGGCGGCGGCCATGACCGCCATGGCGGGCCAGCAGGTCAGCGCCTCGGGCAGGCGGTAGATGGAATACGGGTTGTCGGTGCGCGCGGGCGACGGGTTCAGTGGTGCATTTGGCGCTGGGTTGGGCGGTTGGTTCATGGTGTTTTCTCCCTCGGTAAATCGTCAGTTGTTGGTATGGGTGCAGGCCCGGCGCAGTGCCCTTGCACCCCTCATACAGATTCGCGTTCTCTGGGTCAAGACCCCAACCGTTCGTGCTGCGCTGGTCGATGCCTCGCACGGCGCTGCGGCAAGCTCAGCGTGAACGGGTTTGTCTTCTTGAACGCATCCCGGTATCAGTTGGCGTAGGGGTCGTTGTTGCGGCTGCTCATGGGGCAGTCCGGCACGCGGCCCCAGTGGTTGCCACAGTGCTGGTGGCGCGCTTTCACCACGCACACGCCTTTGCTGAACATGTTGTCTTCGCGGTCGCACTGGCGCAGCGCGGCGCGCAGGGGGCCCAGGCCATCGGCAGGCGGCGCGGTGATGACGGTGACTGCTGGCGGCTGCGGGGCGGGCGCCGGGGCGTTGGACAAGGTGGGCGGCGCCGGGGCCCGCGAGCCCGCGTGGGGCCAAGGCGGCTCGTTGGCAGGCTGCACACCGGGGCGTGGCTTGGGCGGCTTGGGGGCGGCTTCACTGGCCTTGGGCGCGGGCTTAGCGGTAGCGGCTGGCGCTGGCGCAGCGGCTGCCACGGGGGCGGGTGCCACCACCTGCGGTTGCAGGGGTTCGGTCACCACGGCGGGCGATGCCACTGGCGCCGCAGGTGCGGGCTCTGGCAGGGCAGCGGGCGCAGCCACCACAGGGGCGGCGGGGGCCGATTCGATCACGATCTTGGGGCCCGGCGCTGGCGCAGCGTCTGACATCTGCGTACCCGCCTGCTGTGCCACGGCGGGCTGGCTTTGCGGCTTGGCCACCAGCAGCCACCAGGCCAGGCCGGCCACCACGGCCACACCGGCAAAGCCCATGGCTGCGTACTTCAGGGCACCGCCCGGTGCGGAAGAGGCCACGGGCTCCTCAGGCAACGGCAAGGCCGAGGCGGATGCCGCAGGGCGTGGAGCGGGCGCTGCGGCTGCCGGGGCGGGGGCAGGGCTTGCCGCCGCTGGAGTAGTGGCAGAGGTGGCTGGGGACTGCACGGTGGGCACGGGCACAGCGGGCGTAGCAGGCGCCGCGCCAGACGCTGACGCAGAGGAAGCCACGGCAGAGACTGCGGCCACCGCTGCGGCAGCCGCCGCAGGCGCTTCGGGCACCGGGGCGGCAGCTTCGGCGGCCACGACCGGCTCGGCAGGTGTGGGGGCGGGTACTGTGGGTGCGGGCGCCGCGTGGGCTTGCGTGGCGGCGGGGGCCTCGGCGGCCATAGGCACGTCCAGCAGCAAGTCCATTTCTTCCTCTTGCGCCGACGCTACAAACTCCAGCGGCGCAGGCCGGGTGTCGGCATCGGGGTCCGAGGGGCCATCGTCCAGGTCGAAGTCCATGTCCAGCTCCAGCACGGGCTCGTCTACCGGGCTGGTGCTGGGCGCTGGTGCAGCGGAAACTGGGGGCACAGTGGGGGCCGTGATGGCGGCAACGGCGGCCACAGCGGTGGCCCCTGCGGGCTGTGGGGGCATCAGGTTTTCGCCGCACTGGCCGCAAAAACGCGCACCGGGTTTGCACGGGGCCGCACAGGCGGGGCACACCGTGCTGGCGGCGGCTTCAGCGGGTTGGGGGATCAGGGCTGTGCCGCAACCCTTGCAGCACTTGGCGCCATCGCGGTTCACGGTGGCGCAGGCATGGCAGTTGACACTCATTGGCGGACCTTGTTGGAGATTGGACAGACTGCACGCTGAACCCCCAGGGCCGCAGCCAAGGCGCTGGCCCGGTCTGCCGCCGCGCCGGGCTGCGGGGCATGAAAAACACCCACCCCTCTCAGGCCGTGTTCTTCGCGGGGTTGCAGGTGCTTTGGCGCCCGAGTCTATCGGCCAAATGTTAATCACCGGTAACAAGCGCAAGCCACGCGCCTTGCAACGCGTGCAGGGCACAAAAATTGCACAGAAATCGGGGTTTCGTGCGCTGCCCAGGCCGACTCCAGCACACGCCCGCCACTGTCTGCATCAAATGCACTGTCCAGATACAGAATGGCCTGGGGCACCATCGCACCCGGACACTCTCCCCCGCCTACTCAATTCCCCTGGTGCATCTGCCTGCAGCAGCTGCACCGTGTCACCCCTGCGTGGGCCACCTGATGCCCTGGGCAGAGGCCCTGGCGCGCTTCAGACGCATCCTGGTGGTAGCAGACGGAGCTGGTCTCGCCCTCTCCCTCGCAACCTGGTGGTTGCCACCCCGCTCTGCTCAGTGATGCAGAACCTAGTGCTGCGCTGCCCGTCAGGGTAGAGCCGGTTGGCAGGGTCAAGGTGGCTTGGACCGTCGCCCGCGCTACCCCCGAGCCTGCAGCGCCGTGATCACGACCGCATCGACAGCGTCCGGCCCTTGGGCCTGGCGCAGCACCAGGTAGTCCAATGCCGAGGCACCTTCGGGCCAGGGCAGGTTGATCTCCGGCCAGGCCCCGCGCACCCAGATACTGGTGCCACCCAAGTCCAGGTGGTCGGCGACACGCCGGCAGGGCGCACGCGGGTCAGCGCCATGCGCCAGCAGCAGCTCTAGCAGGGGCAGGCACAGGCCGCGCAGTTCGCTGCCCCGTGCGCACAGCAAGCCAGCCACGGCGCCGAGCAGGTTGCCCTCGTAGCGCACGCGGGGCGTTGCATAGGCTTCGTCCTTGGCGGCCAGGTTGCGGGCGCTGAAGACCACGGGGGCATCTGCGTTGAGCCCGAGCTGCAGCAGGCGGCGAAAGATGCCGATGATCGCGTCCGCACGCTGCCCGTCCAGGGTGGCGGGGCGCCCCTCCTGGGCGGCAATATGCTCGTACCAGTACCACTCCAGCAGCGCTGCCAGAACCTCCTCCTGGGCCACTTCTGGCGTCAACCAGCCAGCGATGCTGGCA
This genomic window contains:
- a CDS encoding TonB-dependent siderophore receptor gives rise to the protein MHTLIHRPTRHPRLSAIAHASLVLCAFTATAALAQQAAAPAEASPALSEVQVRETSGSSGYQGAQRNTAATRTDTPLIETPQSVRVVPQQLMQDLGARRLADTVDFVSGITRLNDFGGTWDNYAIRGFSNTDGGQLLNGFASNRGYGPQRDVASVERVEFLKGPAAALYGSSEPGGTLNVVTKKPQFTAANKAGVQVGTLGYRRTTLDSTGPLGTDVAYRLNVAAEDGASRSNLVDNRKMVVAPALTWNLSPNTVLNYEAEFIRIRTPLDRGLVQVNGNVGALPRDRFLGESDRGNLHVNGDTHQITLDHDLGSGWRTRLGASYRETELYGNAVDLGTGQLGVLGNDGRTLARSDSWRSLPSRDTSVQAEVEGKVTTGALRHTVLAGVDSWRLTSGQDIRYSTQKYPIDIYNPTYGTVTGSTLAQGYLLNDRLRATGLFAQDQIDLSAQWKLLAGVRFDSYHQDNQDLMAGTRQVHSYSATTPRIGLTYLIDANTSVYASAGRSFRPNAGTDENGNAFDPQKGKAFELGAKWQSPDQRLNANVALFDIRKTNVLTRSPTNANFSIAAGEVRSRGLELDVAGQIDTHWRMTANLAYTDTEVTRDNNAALLGKRLLNVPRVSAGLFAIREDQAPWGGRYGIGGGLVHVGERTGTATDAYRLPAYTTARITSYWQIDKRTRLTLDVHNLFDKTYYTASWGNLTVIPGLGRQVVAGVQVAF
- a CDS encoding PPK2 family polyphosphate kinase; the protein is MPSPHAHDALWGAARHSLAPRWAPWQPEPGKPFALDAIDPSAKPFSTGSKAEDKAAVEALAVELDTLQNLFYADKRYKLLVVLQGTDTSGKDGTIRGVFGRMSALGVHAVGWKAPTEPELAHDYLWRIHQQVPQAGDITVFNRSHYEDVLVPVVNGWITPEQHQQRLAHINDFERMLSETGTIVLKFLLHIGKDEQRERLQERLDDPAKHWKFSMGDIAVRKQWGDYRRAYDTLLGATHTPWAPWTIVPANSKTHRNLMIATVLRAVLQGLPLRYPTGDAALEHFTVE
- a CDS encoding zinc ribbon domain-containing protein encodes the protein MNQPPNPAPNAPLNPSPARTDNPYSIYRLPEALTCWPAMAVMAAAFLVAALVFALGGVMARVWFGFTLLFAIVAVVVGMAGVSGAGACLSDLARGRPYRGLVGYFMAGLLCLPKLLGAGLVMGLGVLAVFLALAVVFFVCKIPVLGPLLLVVVVPVAVLLMAALMLALYVASSIVGPALWDGERVMHSLSIAWHITRKYPFAAIGKIVGGMLLSAIFASMLFGLLTSASFTVGGMFAAVVGMGGDFGGGMGYGMGGRMGGGFNPLAVMMGGASGHVMGAGVGFSLVFALASAFVFLLPLMVGVLTWCEFSEKVDLGSIRDSADEALKEVNSKVADLKEKAQAQAAAAAAAATAATTAHNTANTTNTASPAPAQAPAAAPVAPAAATPSAAAVAPATAAPAASTAPAAPACPQCHGEVQADDRFCEHCGHKLV
- a CDS encoding zinc ribbon domain-containing protein, with translation MSVNCHACATVNRDGAKCCKGCGTALIPQPAEAAASTVCPACAAPCKPGARFCGQCGENLMPPQPAGATAVAAVAAITAPTVPPVSAAPAPSTSPVDEPVLELDMDFDLDDGPSDPDADTRPAPLEFVASAQEEEMDLLLDVPMAAEAPAATQAHAAPAPTVPAPTPAEPVVAAEAAAPVPEAPAAAAAAVAAVSAVASSASASGAAPATPAVPVPTVQSPATSATTPAAASPAPAPAAAAPAPRPAASASALPLPEEPVASSAPGGALKYAAMGFAGVAVVAGLAWWLLVAKPQSQPAVAQQAGTQMSDAAPAPGPKIVIESAPAAPVVAAPAALPEPAPAAPVASPAVVTEPLQPQVVAPAPVAAAAPAPAATAKPAPKASEAAPKPPKPRPGVQPANEPPWPHAGSRAPAPPTLSNAPAPAPQPPAVTVITAPPADGLGPLRAALRQCDREDNMFSKGVCVVKARHQHCGNHWGRVPDCPMSSRNNDPYAN